The genome window CCAGGTGTGCCTGATTATATTGAGGGGATTTTTGACTTGCGTGGTGTTGTTATCCCTGTTATTAATCTTGCTAAATGGATGCAGATTGAAGAGCCTAAAGAGGCTATTTTAAAACCTAGAGTTATTATTGCTGAGTTTAGCAATATATTTATTGGTTTTATAGTTCATGAAGCTAAAAGAATTAGACGCATTAATTGGAAAGATATAGAACCAGCAAATTTTGCTGGAAGTGCTGGTACTGGTACTTTAGATAGGTCTAAGATTACAGGTGTAACAAGAATAGAAAATGATGATGTTTTGCTTATTCTTGATCTTGAAAGCATTGTAGAAGAGTTGGGAATTTATCAGCCAAAAATGGAAGTTGAGGTTGATGATATCCATAAATTTAGTGGCGTAGCTCTTATTTTAGATGATAGTTTAACTGCTAGAAGACTCGTTAGCGAGGCATTAACTAAGATGGGCTTAAGAGTAGTTGAGGCTAAAGATGGTGTAGAAGGATTAGAGAAATTAAATGATCTACACTCAATGTATAAAGATGATTTAGATCAAAATCTTAGAGTTATCATCAGCGATGTTGAGATGCCACAAATGGATGGGTTCCACTTTGCAGCAAATGTAAAAGATGATAAGAGATTTACTAATATTCCTATTATCTTTAATTCATCATTGAGTAATGAATTTAGTGAGCTTCATGGTAAAGATGCAGGCGGAGATGCATTCTTGACTAAATTTAACGCCACAGAATTCTATAAAGCAGTTTCAAAAGTAATTGAAGCACGTAAAAAATATATCAGTTAAGAGGTGATTTATGGATGATATGCAAGAAATTCTTGAAGACTTTTTAGTCGAGGCATTTGAACTTATTGAGCAGATTGACCATGATTTAGTTGAATTAGAGTCTAATCCTGAGGATTTAGAGCTATTAAATCGTATTTTCCGCGTTGCACATACAATCAAAGGTAGCTCATCATTTTTAAATTTTGATGTCTTAACAAAGCTTACACATCATATGGAAGATGTGCTTAATAAAGCTCGTCATGGAGAGCTTAAAATCACTCCGGACATTATGGATGTAGTTCTTGAATCAGTTGATATGATGAAGGCACTTCTAAGAAGCATTAGAGAGCGTGGCAATGATACTGATGCTGGTGTAAGTATATCTGATATATGTCATAGGCTTACAGCTATTAATGAAGGTAGAGATCCAAATGCTGATGAAGATAGACAGGCTCAACCGCAAGAAGAGACACAATCTAAACCACAAGAAGATAGCCAGCCAGAACCAGAATCAGCAATGGATCA of Campylobacter vicugnae contains these proteins:
- a CDS encoding chemotaxis protein, with the protein product MFDDNILKTGSNEMELVDFRILKQGKDTVYEGIYGVNVAKVKEIIKMPNLTELPGVPDYIEGIFDLRGVVIPVINLAKWMQIEEPKEAILKPRVIIAEFSNIFIGFIVHEAKRIRRINWKDIEPANFAGSAGTGTLDRSKITGVTRIENDDVLLILDLESIVEELGIYQPKMEVEVDDIHKFSGVALILDDSLTARRLVSEALTKMGLRVVEAKDGVEGLEKLNDLHSMYKDDLDQNLRVIISDVEMPQMDGFHFAANVKDDKRFTNIPIIFNSSLSNEFSELHGKDAGGDAFLTKFNATEFYKAVSKVIEARKKYIS